A single region of the Pseudomonas sp. B21-023 genome encodes:
- a CDS encoding SMR family transporter, whose protein sequence is MRSWIYLIVAITFEVIGTASMKLAATHFPLMGYAVMYVMICLSYFFLALAVKRVPVGVAYALWEGFGIVLITLISVLWLGENLGWTKALGLAVMIAGILLVKAGTRAKPVEREGEAVPC, encoded by the coding sequence ATGCGTTCCTGGATCTACCTGATCGTCGCCATCACCTTCGAGGTGATCGGCACGGCGTCGATGAAACTCGCCGCCACTCATTTCCCCTTGATGGGGTATGCCGTCATGTACGTCATGATCTGTCTGTCGTATTTCTTCCTGGCCCTGGCGGTCAAGCGCGTGCCGGTGGGTGTGGCCTACGCGCTGTGGGAAGGGTTCGGTATCGTGCTGATCACCTTGATCAGTGTGCTCTGGCTCGGCGAAAACCTGGGCTGGACCAAGGCCCTGGGTCTGGCGGTGATGATCGCCGGCATCCTGCTGGTCAAGGCCGGTACCCGCGCCAAGCCCGTCGAGCGTGAAGGGGAGGCCGTGCCATGTTGA